The following proteins are encoded in a genomic region of Channa argus isolate prfri chromosome 3, Channa argus male v1.0, whole genome shotgun sequence:
- the pou4f2 gene encoding POU domain, class 4, transcription factor 2 isoform X1 — MMMMSLNSKQPFDMAHASLPEPKYSLHSSSSSTLTSNAPSSSCSSSRHSSTIISSSSSSEAMRRACLPTPPSNIFGGLDESLLARAEALAAVDIVSQTKSHHHPPHHSPFKPDATYHNMNTLPCTSSSSSSSSVPISHPSALAGHHHHHHHHHHHQPHQALEGDLLDHITPGLALGAMAGPDGSVVSTPAHPAHMAGMNHMHHAAINMAHAHGLPPHMGMNDVDADPRDLEAFAERFKQRRIKLGVTQADVGSALASLKIPGVGSLSQSTICRFESLTLSHNNMIALKPILQAWLEEAEKSHREKLNKPELFNGAEKKRKRTSIAAPEKRSLEAYFAIQPRPSSEKIAAIAEKLDLKKNVVRVWFCNQRQKQKRMKYSACV, encoded by the exons atgatgatgatgtctcTGAACAGCAAGCAGCCTTTCGATATGGCCCACGCCAGCTTGCCCGAACCCAAGTACTCGTTGCATTCCTCCTCGTCCTCCACTTTGACTTCCAATgcaccttcctcctcctgctcgtCCTCCCGACACAGCAGCaccatcatcagcagcagcagcagctcggAGGCAATGCGCCGAGCCTGTCTCCCAACCCCACCG AGCAATATATTCGGAGGCTTGGATGAGAGTTTGTTGGCCCGGGCTGAAGCTCTAGCGGCGGTGGATATAGTCTCGCAGACCAAGAGCCACCACCACCCTCCACATCACAGTCCCTTCAAACCGGACGCAACCTACCACAACATGAACACTCTCCCCTGCACTtcgtcttcctcttcctcctcctcggTGCCTATTTCTCATCCGTCCGCCCTGGCTGgtcaccaccatcaccaccaccatcaccaccaccaccagcctcACCAGGCACTGGAGGGGGACCTGCTGGACCACATCACCCCGGGACTGGCACTAGGAGCCATGGCTGGACCGGATGGCTCTGTGGTTTCCACGCCTGCGCACCCTGCCCACATGGCGGGCATGAACCACATGCACCACGCAGCCATCAACATGGCTCATGCCCACGGGCTACCACCGCACATGGGCATGAACGACGTGGACGCCGATCCAAGGGACCTGGAAGCCTTCGCAGAGAGGTTTAAGCAGAGACGGATCAAACTCGGAGTTACCCAGGCGGATGTAGGGTCAGCTTTAGCCAGCCTGAAGATTCCTGGGGTGGGCTCCCTCAGCCAAAGCACCATCTGCCGATTCGAGTCCCTCACGCTCTCTCACAACAACATGATCGCTTTGAAGCCCATCCTGCAAGCGTGGCTAGAAGAAGCCGAAAAGTCGCACAGGGAGAAACTTAATAAACCCGAGTTGTTCAACGGCGcggagaaaaagaggaagcgCACGTCGATAGCCGCACCGGAGAAGAGATCACTGGAGGCCTATTTTGCCATTCAACCACGTCCTTCCTCGGAGAAAATCGCAGCAATCGCAGAAAAGCTGGACCTCAAAAAGAATGTGGTGCGGGTCTGGTTTTGCAACCAACGACAGAAACAGAAACGAATGAAATATTCTGCATGCGTCTAG
- the pou4f2 gene encoding POU domain, class 4, transcription factor 2 isoform X2 gives MCAFYLQLQSNIFGGLDESLLARAEALAAVDIVSQTKSHHHPPHHSPFKPDATYHNMNTLPCTSSSSSSSSVPISHPSALAGHHHHHHHHHHHQPHQALEGDLLDHITPGLALGAMAGPDGSVVSTPAHPAHMAGMNHMHHAAINMAHAHGLPPHMGMNDVDADPRDLEAFAERFKQRRIKLGVTQADVGSALASLKIPGVGSLSQSTICRFESLTLSHNNMIALKPILQAWLEEAEKSHREKLNKPELFNGAEKKRKRTSIAAPEKRSLEAYFAIQPRPSSEKIAAIAEKLDLKKNVVRVWFCNQRQKQKRMKYSACV, from the coding sequence ATGTGTGCATTCTATTTGCAATTGCAGAGCAATATATTCGGAGGCTTGGATGAGAGTTTGTTGGCCCGGGCTGAAGCTCTAGCGGCGGTGGATATAGTCTCGCAGACCAAGAGCCACCACCACCCTCCACATCACAGTCCCTTCAAACCGGACGCAACCTACCACAACATGAACACTCTCCCCTGCACTtcgtcttcctcttcctcctcctcggTGCCTATTTCTCATCCGTCCGCCCTGGCTGgtcaccaccatcaccaccaccatcaccaccaccaccagcctcACCAGGCACTGGAGGGGGACCTGCTGGACCACATCACCCCGGGACTGGCACTAGGAGCCATGGCTGGACCGGATGGCTCTGTGGTTTCCACGCCTGCGCACCCTGCCCACATGGCGGGCATGAACCACATGCACCACGCAGCCATCAACATGGCTCATGCCCACGGGCTACCACCGCACATGGGCATGAACGACGTGGACGCCGATCCAAGGGACCTGGAAGCCTTCGCAGAGAGGTTTAAGCAGAGACGGATCAAACTCGGAGTTACCCAGGCGGATGTAGGGTCAGCTTTAGCCAGCCTGAAGATTCCTGGGGTGGGCTCCCTCAGCCAAAGCACCATCTGCCGATTCGAGTCCCTCACGCTCTCTCACAACAACATGATCGCTTTGAAGCCCATCCTGCAAGCGTGGCTAGAAGAAGCCGAAAAGTCGCACAGGGAGAAACTTAATAAACCCGAGTTGTTCAACGGCGcggagaaaaagaggaagcgCACGTCGATAGCCGCACCGGAGAAGAGATCACTGGAGGCCTATTTTGCCATTCAACCACGTCCTTCCTCGGAGAAAATCGCAGCAATCGCAGAAAAGCTGGACCTCAAAAAGAATGTGGTGCGGGTCTGGTTTTGCAACCAACGACAGAAACAGAAACGAATGAAATATTCTGCATGCGTCTAG